From the genome of Gymnogyps californianus isolate 813 chromosome 17, ASM1813914v2, whole genome shotgun sequence, one region includes:
- the GMEB2 gene encoding glucocorticoid modulatory element-binding protein 2 isoform X2 — MATPDVSVHMEEVVVVTTPDGAVDGGGVEEVKTVLVTTNLSQHGGDINEDTLETENAAAAAAAAFTASTHLKEAVLVKMAEDEDSLEAEIVYPITCGDSKANLIWRKFVCPGINVKCVQFDDHLISPKEFVHLAGKSTLKDWKRAIRMNGIMLRKIMDSGELDFYQHTKVCSNTCRSTKIDLTGARVSLTSQTSTEYIPLTPASADVNGSPATITIETCEDASDWSTSIGDDTFAFWRSLKDTGLLEEVIHEFHQELVETMKGLQQRAQDPPLQLGDAVLLNNVVQNFGMLDLVKKVLASHKCQMDRSREQYARDLAALEQQCDEHRKRAKELKHKSQHLNNVLMTLTPVSVPTPLKRPRLTRATSGPAAITSQVLSQPAQLAVTPGVPVSQLANLPLGKVVSALPPSVLGKSPSQPPAASSPASPLLGGYTVLASAGSTFPGTVEIHPDASNLTVLSTAAVQDGSTVVKVVSPFQLLTLPGLGTTIQNVTQMAPGGSTVVTVPSGATEAAGDEHAAAAIEVTAVADEAEQK; from the exons ATGGCGACTCCAGACGTCAGCGTTCACatggaggaggtggtggtggtgacgACGCCCGACGGCGCGGTCGATGGAGGCGGCGTGGAGGAGGTGAAGACGGTGCTGGTCACCACCAACCTGTCCCAGCACGG CGGTGACATAAACGAAGACACGCTGGAGACCGAAAATGcagctgctgcggctgctgccgCCTTTACAGCCTCCACGCATCTGAAGGAAGCGGTCCTAG TGAAGATGGCTGAAGATGAGGACAGTTTGGAGGCAGAGATTGTCTACCCCATCACCTGCGGGGACAGCAAAGCCAACCTCATCTGGAGAAAGTTTGTGTGCCCTGGGATCAACGTGAAGTGTGTGCAG TTTGACGATCACCTAATTAGTCCCAAGGAGTTTGTCCACTTGGCGGGCAAATCGACCCTGAAGGATTGGAAGCGGGCGATCCGGATGAACGGGATCATGCTCCG GAAGATCATGGACTCAGGGGAGCTGGATTTCTACCAGCACACGAAGGTCTGTTCCAACACCTGCCGGAGCACCAAAATCGACCTGACCGGAGCCAGGGTGTCCTTGACCAGCCAGACATCGACGGAGTACATCCCGCTCACTCCCGCTTCTGCGGATG TGAACGGATCCCCGGCTACGATTACCATAGAAACGTGCGAGGATGCCAGTGATTGGAGCACCAGCATCGGAG acGACACCTTTGCTTTCTGGCGAAGCCTGAAGGACACGGGTCTCCTGGAAGAAGTAATCCACGAGTTCCACCAGGAGCTAGTGGAGACCATGAAGGGCTTGCAGCAGCGAGCACAGGATCCCCCGCTGCAGCTCGGTG ATGCTGTTTTACTCAACAACGTAGTCCAGAACTTTGGTATGCTGGATCTGGTCAAGAAGGTCCTGGCCAGCCACAAGTGTCAGATGGATCGCTCGAGGGAGCAGTACGCGCGGGATTTGGCAG ctctggAGCAGCAGTGTGATGAGCACCGCAAGCGAGCGAAGGAGCTGAAGCATAAATCGCAGCATCTCAACAACGTCCTGATGACCCTCACGCCCGTCTCCGTCCCCACGCCTTTAAAACGTCCCAGGCTGACCAGGGCCACCTCCGGACCGGCTGCCATCACCTCCCAGGTCCTGTCCCAGCCGGCGCAGCTCGCCGTCACCCCCGGCGTGCCCGTCTCCCAGCTTGCCAACCTCCCTCTCGGCAAAGTGGTCTCAGCCCTCCCGccctcggtgctggggaagagCCCGTCCCAGCCTCCTGCCGCCAGCTCCCCGGCCTCCCCGCTGCTGGGAGGGTACACGGTACTGGCCTCTGCCGGCTCTACCTTCCCCGGTACGGTGGAGATCCACCCGGACGCTTCCAACCTGACAGTGCTGAGCACGGCCGCGGTCCAGGACGGCAGCACGGTGGTGAAGGTGGTGAGCCCCTTCCAGCTGCTGACGCTGCCAGGACTCGGCACAACCATCCAGAACGTGACGCAAATGGCTCCCGGCGGGAGCACGGTCGTGACCGTCCCGTCTGGTGCCACCGAGGCCGCCGGGGACGAGCACGCTGCCGCCGCCATCGAGGTGACCGCAGTGGCCGACGAGGCAGAGCAGAAGtga
- the GMEB2 gene encoding glucocorticoid modulatory element-binding protein 2 isoform X1 has translation MATPDVSVHMEEVVVVTTPDGAVDGGGVEEVKTVLVTTNLSQHGGDINEDTLETENAAAAAAAAFTASTHLKEAVLEVKMAEDEDSLEAEIVYPITCGDSKANLIWRKFVCPGINVKCVQFDDHLISPKEFVHLAGKSTLKDWKRAIRMNGIMLRKIMDSGELDFYQHTKVCSNTCRSTKIDLTGARVSLTSQTSTEYIPLTPASADVNGSPATITIETCEDASDWSTSIGDDTFAFWRSLKDTGLLEEVIHEFHQELVETMKGLQQRAQDPPLQLGDAVLLNNVVQNFGMLDLVKKVLASHKCQMDRSREQYARDLAALEQQCDEHRKRAKELKHKSQHLNNVLMTLTPVSVPTPLKRPRLTRATSGPAAITSQVLSQPAQLAVTPGVPVSQLANLPLGKVVSALPPSVLGKSPSQPPAASSPASPLLGGYTVLASAGSTFPGTVEIHPDASNLTVLSTAAVQDGSTVVKVVSPFQLLTLPGLGTTIQNVTQMAPGGSTVVTVPSGATEAAGDEHAAAAIEVTAVADEAEQK, from the exons ATGGCGACTCCAGACGTCAGCGTTCACatggaggaggtggtggtggtgacgACGCCCGACGGCGCGGTCGATGGAGGCGGCGTGGAGGAGGTGAAGACGGTGCTGGTCACCACCAACCTGTCCCAGCACGG CGGTGACATAAACGAAGACACGCTGGAGACCGAAAATGcagctgctgcggctgctgccgCCTTTACAGCCTCCACGCATCTGAAGGAAGCGGTCCTAG AAGTGAAGATGGCTGAAGATGAGGACAGTTTGGAGGCAGAGATTGTCTACCCCATCACCTGCGGGGACAGCAAAGCCAACCTCATCTGGAGAAAGTTTGTGTGCCCTGGGATCAACGTGAAGTGTGTGCAG TTTGACGATCACCTAATTAGTCCCAAGGAGTTTGTCCACTTGGCGGGCAAATCGACCCTGAAGGATTGGAAGCGGGCGATCCGGATGAACGGGATCATGCTCCG GAAGATCATGGACTCAGGGGAGCTGGATTTCTACCAGCACACGAAGGTCTGTTCCAACACCTGCCGGAGCACCAAAATCGACCTGACCGGAGCCAGGGTGTCCTTGACCAGCCAGACATCGACGGAGTACATCCCGCTCACTCCCGCTTCTGCGGATG TGAACGGATCCCCGGCTACGATTACCATAGAAACGTGCGAGGATGCCAGTGATTGGAGCACCAGCATCGGAG acGACACCTTTGCTTTCTGGCGAAGCCTGAAGGACACGGGTCTCCTGGAAGAAGTAATCCACGAGTTCCACCAGGAGCTAGTGGAGACCATGAAGGGCTTGCAGCAGCGAGCACAGGATCCCCCGCTGCAGCTCGGTG ATGCTGTTTTACTCAACAACGTAGTCCAGAACTTTGGTATGCTGGATCTGGTCAAGAAGGTCCTGGCCAGCCACAAGTGTCAGATGGATCGCTCGAGGGAGCAGTACGCGCGGGATTTGGCAG ctctggAGCAGCAGTGTGATGAGCACCGCAAGCGAGCGAAGGAGCTGAAGCATAAATCGCAGCATCTCAACAACGTCCTGATGACCCTCACGCCCGTCTCCGTCCCCACGCCTTTAAAACGTCCCAGGCTGACCAGGGCCACCTCCGGACCGGCTGCCATCACCTCCCAGGTCCTGTCCCAGCCGGCGCAGCTCGCCGTCACCCCCGGCGTGCCCGTCTCCCAGCTTGCCAACCTCCCTCTCGGCAAAGTGGTCTCAGCCCTCCCGccctcggtgctggggaagagCCCGTCCCAGCCTCCTGCCGCCAGCTCCCCGGCCTCCCCGCTGCTGGGAGGGTACACGGTACTGGCCTCTGCCGGCTCTACCTTCCCCGGTACGGTGGAGATCCACCCGGACGCTTCCAACCTGACAGTGCTGAGCACGGCCGCGGTCCAGGACGGCAGCACGGTGGTGAAGGTGGTGAGCCCCTTCCAGCTGCTGACGCTGCCAGGACTCGGCACAACCATCCAGAACGTGACGCAAATGGCTCCCGGCGGGAGCACGGTCGTGACCGTCCCGTCTGGTGCCACCGAGGCCGCCGGGGACGAGCACGCTGCCGCCGCCATCGAGGTGACCGCAGTGGCCGACGAGGCAGAGCAGAAGtga
- the GMEB2 gene encoding glucocorticoid modulatory element-binding protein 2 isoform X3: MAEDEDSLEAEIVYPITCGDSKANLIWRKFVCPGINVKCVQFDDHLISPKEFVHLAGKSTLKDWKRAIRMNGIMLRKIMDSGELDFYQHTKVCSNTCRSTKIDLTGARVSLTSQTSTEYIPLTPASADVNGSPATITIETCEDASDWSTSIGDDTFAFWRSLKDTGLLEEVIHEFHQELVETMKGLQQRAQDPPLQLGDAVLLNNVVQNFGMLDLVKKVLASHKCQMDRSREQYARDLAALEQQCDEHRKRAKELKHKSQHLNNVLMTLTPVSVPTPLKRPRLTRATSGPAAITSQVLSQPAQLAVTPGVPVSQLANLPLGKVVSALPPSVLGKSPSQPPAASSPASPLLGGYTVLASAGSTFPGTVEIHPDASNLTVLSTAAVQDGSTVVKVVSPFQLLTLPGLGTTIQNVTQMAPGGSTVVTVPSGATEAAGDEHAAAAIEVTAVADEAEQK, encoded by the exons ATGGCTGAAGATGAGGACAGTTTGGAGGCAGAGATTGTCTACCCCATCACCTGCGGGGACAGCAAAGCCAACCTCATCTGGAGAAAGTTTGTGTGCCCTGGGATCAACGTGAAGTGTGTGCAG TTTGACGATCACCTAATTAGTCCCAAGGAGTTTGTCCACTTGGCGGGCAAATCGACCCTGAAGGATTGGAAGCGGGCGATCCGGATGAACGGGATCATGCTCCG GAAGATCATGGACTCAGGGGAGCTGGATTTCTACCAGCACACGAAGGTCTGTTCCAACACCTGCCGGAGCACCAAAATCGACCTGACCGGAGCCAGGGTGTCCTTGACCAGCCAGACATCGACGGAGTACATCCCGCTCACTCCCGCTTCTGCGGATG TGAACGGATCCCCGGCTACGATTACCATAGAAACGTGCGAGGATGCCAGTGATTGGAGCACCAGCATCGGAG acGACACCTTTGCTTTCTGGCGAAGCCTGAAGGACACGGGTCTCCTGGAAGAAGTAATCCACGAGTTCCACCAGGAGCTAGTGGAGACCATGAAGGGCTTGCAGCAGCGAGCACAGGATCCCCCGCTGCAGCTCGGTG ATGCTGTTTTACTCAACAACGTAGTCCAGAACTTTGGTATGCTGGATCTGGTCAAGAAGGTCCTGGCCAGCCACAAGTGTCAGATGGATCGCTCGAGGGAGCAGTACGCGCGGGATTTGGCAG ctctggAGCAGCAGTGTGATGAGCACCGCAAGCGAGCGAAGGAGCTGAAGCATAAATCGCAGCATCTCAACAACGTCCTGATGACCCTCACGCCCGTCTCCGTCCCCACGCCTTTAAAACGTCCCAGGCTGACCAGGGCCACCTCCGGACCGGCTGCCATCACCTCCCAGGTCCTGTCCCAGCCGGCGCAGCTCGCCGTCACCCCCGGCGTGCCCGTCTCCCAGCTTGCCAACCTCCCTCTCGGCAAAGTGGTCTCAGCCCTCCCGccctcggtgctggggaagagCCCGTCCCAGCCTCCTGCCGCCAGCTCCCCGGCCTCCCCGCTGCTGGGAGGGTACACGGTACTGGCCTCTGCCGGCTCTACCTTCCCCGGTACGGTGGAGATCCACCCGGACGCTTCCAACCTGACAGTGCTGAGCACGGCCGCGGTCCAGGACGGCAGCACGGTGGTGAAGGTGGTGAGCCCCTTCCAGCTGCTGACGCTGCCAGGACTCGGCACAACCATCCAGAACGTGACGCAAATGGCTCCCGGCGGGAGCACGGTCGTGACCGTCCCGTCTGGTGCCACCGAGGCCGCCGGGGACGAGCACGCTGCCGCCGCCATCGAGGTGACCGCAGTGGCCGACGAGGCAGAGCAGAAGtga